The following coding sequences are from one Pocillopora verrucosa isolate sample1 chromosome 5, ASM3666991v2, whole genome shotgun sequence window:
- the LOC131772753 gene encoding uncharacterized protein, whose protein sequence is MRRRRPNQLSIKPAKAYILGKAGVGKSALIVRFMTRRFIGEYARAIEGTYRHHVETDNEEVELEIADTAGENTAEKLTLISRQGDIFIILYSITDRSSFEEAKRIARFIKDSTADSVAIAIVANKCDLEHFRRVKYEEGKSLSMELNCAFHEVTTSEDNKQAREVVQKSVSSFIRSREKVKDSGNLKVPSFVKRTPSFEKSEKKKRLGRFSQDSSKTLSRPFEFHTRMRRIEEGDGEDYKVNNNNNNNNNNNRTFNAFDGKNNDGGNKKDALSGEAKNRTQGPFHVEKVKSVTSKKLHSHTEKTDDSFNEDKPKVPFTVHKVKGSSAGELKRPLPADKLRSRSSYNWTENSVSEEKPKQSSRGPFSLDRLRSQSTEKLRASSSSDRPKSSTSSFTRMKDGLMGRTKALRRKPIYL, encoded by the exons ATGAGAAGACGCAGACCCAATCAGTTATCCATTAAACCAGCGAAAGCTTATATCCTCGGGAAGGCTGGAGTTGGCAAATCGG CCCTGATTGTGAGGTTTATGACCAGGCGGTTTATTGGAGAATATGCCCGAGCGATAG AGGGAACCTACAGGCATCATGTTGAAACAGACAATGAAGAAGTAGAGTTGGAGATCGCGGATACTGCAGGAGAG AACACGGCTGAGAAGCTAACTCTCATTTCTCGTCAAGGCgacattttcatcattttgtaTTCCATCACCGATCGTTCCAGTTTTGAAGAAGCAAAGCGCATTGCTCGTTTCATAAAGGACAGTACCGCAGATTCTGTTGCCATAGCAATCGTGGCCAACAAGTGTGATCTCGAACATTTTCGGCGAGTTAAATATGAAGAGGGGAAAAGTCTGTCGATGGAACTGAATTGCGCTTTTCATGAAGTTACTACATCAGAAGACAATAAGCAGGCCAGAGAAGTTGTACAGAAGTCAGTGTCAAGTTTTATTCGAAGTCGTGAAAAAGTGAAAGATTCTGGAAATTTGAAAGTGCCTTCATTTGTAAAAAGGACTCCTTCGTTCGAGAAGAGCGAGAAAAAGAAGAGGTTAGGACGTTTTTCTCAAGACAGTTCCAAGACACTGTCCCGACCGTTTGAATTTCATACACGAATGAGGCGGATTGAAGAGGGAGATGGTGAGGattacaaagtaaacaacaacaacaacaacaacaacaataacaatcgTACATTCAATGCGTTtgatggtaaaaataatgaCGGTGGGAATAAAAAGGATGCACTGTCCGGTGAAGCCAAAAACCGCACTCAAGGACCGTTTCACGTGGAAAAGGTGAAGAGCGTAACTTCTAAGAAGCTTCACTCACACACCGAAAAGACGGATGATTCGTTCAACGAAGACAAACCTAAAGTACCTTTTACTGTTCATAAAGTTAAAGGTTCCTCCGCTGGAGAATTGAAGCGGCCTCTTCCTGCCGATAAATTACGATCTCGCTCATCGTATAATTGGACTGAAAATTCGGTTTCCGAAGAGAAGCCGAAGCAATCTTCGAGAGGACCATTTTCATTGGACAGACTTCGGAGTCAGTCGACTGAAAAGCTTCGGGCGTCTTCGTCGAGTGATCGGCCGAAGTCCAGTACTTCTTCGTTCACTCGTATGAAAGATGGACTGATGGGCAGAACGAAGGCCTTACGAAGAAAACCCATCTATCTATGA
- the LOC131772759 gene encoding lysophospholipid acyltransferase 1, translated as MIFFIQDSLLFVAKALSTPVEQIQFVFCMLLCFPLGSVYRTTLHPKRVSANTRLAMTILWGLFLGWICLGSEMIILILVCALCYGFTVSVNPKKVHKVVIVVSLIWLSVGQIARMILYYGINRFDYSGRLMIMFQKVTYLAFSLHDGLGRREVELSKDQKEQRIQRIPSLLEYFGYMFHHSTLLAGPVCTFNDFMDFIEGRDIASATDQETKKEPSPTNAVVTKLASSLLCLVLFCILSKIFPFHLTADSSFIANSSFLWRMAFAFLAMFTTRFKYYFAWIIADAVNNACGLGFNGYDSSGRELWNKMTNVYPVDLEISTNFKDLLNNWNITTNLWLKRIVYQRVSHHRTYFTLAVSAIWHGFYPGYLLALLVSILLIAADRKVRHACDDLRGRTSPLINSLLQFLQWMACNPLCASYCLAAFVLLRFDLSMNFYRSTYFIGHILLIATLIICPSGKPRPSHDARGANGSVTPSGSFKFELNHQDDSLPSLANNNALHRKLK; from the exons ATGATCTTTTTTATACAAGATTCGCTGCTGTTTGTAGCCAAGGCGCTGAGTACGCCAGTCGAGCAG ATCCAGTTCGTCTTTTGCATGCTGTTATGTTTCCCGCTTGGATCCGTATATCGCACAACATTACATCCGAAAAGGGTGTCAGCAAATACACGCTTGGCAATGACAATACTTTGGGGCCTTTTTTTAGGCTGGATATGTTTAGGAAG cgAAATGATTATCCTGATTCTAGTGTGTGCACTCTGTTACGGGTTCACAGTGAGTGTTAATCCAAAGAAAGTCCACAA GGTCGTCATTGTGGTATCTTTGATCTGGTTGTCAGTGGGACAAATAGCCCGGATGATCCTTTACTATGGAATCAATAGATTTGACTACTCAGG CCGCCTGATGATCATGTTTCAAAAAGTGACATATTTGGCATTCAGCTTACATGATG GGCTTGGAAGACGGGAAGTTGAACTTTCGAAGGATCAAAAAGAGCAGAGAATTCA ACGCATCCCTTCACTACTAGAGTACTTTGGGTATATGTTTCACCACAGCACGCTGTTAGCAGGTCCTGTATGTACTTTTAATGACTTCATGGACTTTATTGAAGGGCGCGACATCGCAAGTGCTACAGATCAG GAAACCAAAAAGGAACCTTCACCAACG AATGCTGTTGTAACGAAGCTCGCCTCAAGTCTCCTGTGTCTGGTCCTCTTCTGCATTTTGtccaaaatatttcctttccaTCTTACTGCAG ATTCCAGTTTCATTGCCAATAGTTCTTTCTTGTGGAGAATGGCTTTTGCGTTTCTTGCCATGTTCACTACACGTTTTAAGTATTATTTTGCTTGGATTATCG CGGACGCAGTAAATAACGCATGCGGCTTAGGATTCAATGGTTATGATTCAAGCGGGCGAGAGCTTTGGAACAAAATGACAAATGTTTATCCAGTGGATTTAGAG ATATCCACGAACTTCAAAGACTTGTTGAACAACTGGAATATAACAACAAATCTTTGGCTTAAAAG GATTGTTTATCAGCGAGTATCTCACCATAGAACGTACTTCACTTTAGCTGTATCTGCCATATGGCATGGATTTTATCCCGGTTATCTTTTGGCATTGTTAGTTTCTATATTACTCATAGCAGCTGATAGGAAG GTGCGACATGCTTGTGACGACCTTCGCGGAAGGACATCTCCGTTGATCAATAGCTTGTTGCAATTTCTTCAGTGGATGGCTTGTAACCCTCTATGTGCCTCCTATTGTTTGGCAGCGTTTGTGCTACTGAGATTTGATCTCTCAATGAATTTCTACAG GTCGACGTATTTCATTGGTCACATTCTGTTGATTGCAACACTGATCATCTGCCCCAGTGGCAAACCAAGGCCTTCCCATGATGCTAGAGGCGCAAACGGTTCCGTGACGCCCAGTGGATCCTTCAAATTCGAACTGAACCACCAGGATGATTCTCTTCCAAGTTTGGCTAACAACAATGCCTTACATcgaaaattaaagtga